One part of the Arabidopsis thaliana chromosome 4, partial sequence genome encodes these proteins:
- the CAD9 gene encoding cinnamyl alcohol dehydrogenase 9 (cinnamyl alcohol dehydrogenase 9 (CAD9); FUNCTIONS IN: oxidoreductase activity, zinc ion binding; INVOLVED IN: oxidation reduction; LOCATED IN: apoplast; EXPRESSED IN: 25 plant structures; EXPRESSED DURING: 15 growth stages; CONTAINS InterPro DOMAIN/s: GroES-like (InterPro:IPR011032), Alcohol dehydrogenase GroES-like (InterPro:IPR013154), Alcohol dehydrogenase, zinc-containing, conserved site (InterPro:IPR002328), Alcohol dehydrogenase, C-terminal (InterPro:IPR013149), Alcohol dehydrogenase superfamily, zinc-containing (InterPro:IPR002085); BEST Arabidopsis thaliana protein match is: cinnamyl alcohol dehydrogenase homolog 3 (TAIR:AT2G21890.1); Has 37105 Blast hits to 37091 proteins in 3040 species: Archae - 773; Bacteria - 24856; Metazoa - 1252; Fungi - 2806; Plants - 2933; Viruses - 3; Other Eukaryotes - 4482 (source: NCBI BLink).), protein MAKSPETEHPNKVFGWGARDKSGVLSPFHFSRRDNGENDVTVKILFCGVCHTDLHTIKNDWGYSYYPVVPGHEIVGIATKVGKNVTKFKEGDRVGVGVISGSCQSCESCDQDLENYCPQMSFTYNAIGSDGTKNYGGYSENIVVDQRFVLRFPENLPSDSGAPLLCAGITVYSPMKYYGMTEAGKHLGVAGLGGLGHVAVKIGKAFGLKVTVISSSSTKAEEAINHLGADSFLVTTDPQKMKAAIGTMDYIIDTISAVHALYPLLGLLKVNGKLIALGLPEKPLELPMFPLVLGRKMVGGSLLSLMLGTGS, encoded by the exons ATGGCGAAATCTCCAGAAACAGAGCATCCGAACAAAGTCTTTGGTTGGGGTGCTAGAGACAAATCCGGTGTTCTCTCTCCTTTTCACTTCTCTAGAAG AGACAATGGTGAAAATGATGTGACAGTGAAGATCTTGTTCTGTGGAGTTTGCCACACTGATTTACACACCATCAAAAACGACTGGGGATACTCGTATTACCCAGTAGTTCCAGG GCATGAAATCGTTGGGATCGCTACAAAAGTTGGTAAGAACGTGACTAAATTCAAAGAAGGAGATCGTGTCGGAGTAGGAGTGATCAGTGGCTCGTGCCAATCTTGCGAATCTTGTGACCAAGATCTTGAAAACTACTGTCCTCAAATGTCTTTCACATACAATGCGATTGGATCCGATGGAACCAAGAATTACGGTGGCTATTCGGAGAACATTGTGGTTGATCAACGGTTTGTTTTGCGGTTTCCGGAGAATTTACCGAGCGATTCGGGTGCGCCGTTGCTGTGTGCTGGAATCACTGTGTATAGTCCAATGAAGTATTATGGTATGACTGAGGCAGGGAAGCATTTAGGGGTTGCTGGACTTGGTGGGCTTGGTCATGTTGCTGTTAAGATTGGTAAAGCTTTTGGTTTGAAAGTTACTGTCATTAGTTCTTCTTCTACGAAAGCAGAGGAAGCCATTAATCATCTTGGTGCTGATTCGTTTCTTGTCACAACTGATCCTCAGAAAATGAAG GCTGCAATTGGAACAATGGACTACATTATCGATACGATATCAGCAGTACATGCTCTGTATCCGTTGCTCGGTTTACTCAAAGTCAACGGAAAGCTCATTGCTTTAGGCTTACCTGAGAAGCCTCTCGAGCTACCAATGTTCCCTCTTGTTCTCg GAAGGAAAATGGTTGGAGGAA GCTTGCTAAGTCTGATGTTAGGTACAGGTTCGTGA
- the CESA2 gene encoding cellulose synthase A2 (cellulose synthase A2 (CESA2); FUNCTIONS IN: cellulose synthase activity, transferase activity, transferring glycosyl groups; INVOLVED IN: primary cell wall biogenesis, cellulose biosynthetic process; LOCATED IN: plasma membrane; EXPRESSED IN: 26 plant structures; EXPRESSED DURING: 15 growth stages; CONTAINS InterPro DOMAIN/s: Cellulose synthase (InterPro:IPR005150), Zinc finger, RING-type (InterPro:IPR001841); BEST Arabidopsis thaliana protein match is: cellulose synthase A9 (TAIR:AT2G21770.1); Has 3166 Blast hits to 2799 proteins in 618 species: Archae - 10; Bacteria - 1096; Metazoa - 3; Fungi - 18; Plants - 1940; Viruses - 5; Other Eukaryotes - 94 (source: NCBI BLink).), with translation MNTGGRLIAGSHNRNEFVLINADESARIRSVQELSGQTCQICGDEIELTVSSELFVACNECAFPVCRPCYEYERREGNQACPQCKTRYKRIKGSPRVDGDDEEEEDIDDLEYEFDHGMDPEHAAEAALSSRLNTGRGGLDSAPPGSQIPLLTYCDEDADMYSDRHALIVPPSTGYGNRVYPAPFTDSSAPPQARSMVPQKDIAEYGYGSVAWKDRMEVWKRRQGEKLQVIKHEGGNNGRGSNDDDELDDPDMPMMDEGRQPLSRKLPIRSSRINPYRMLILCRLAILGLFFHYRILHPVNDAYGLWLTSVICEIWFAVSWILDQFPKWYPIERETYLDRLSLRYEKEGKPSGLAPVDVFVSTVDPLKEPPLITANTVLSILAVDYPVDKVACYVSDDGAAMLTFEALSDTAEFARKWVPFCKKFNIEPRAPEWYFSQKMDYLKNKVHPAFVRERRAMKRDYEEFKVKINALVATAQKVPEEGWTMQDGTPWPGNNVRDHPGMIQVFLGHSGVRDTDGNELPRLVYVSREKRPGFDHHKKAGAMNSLIRVSAVLSNAPYLLNVDCDHYINNSKAIRESMCFMMDPQSGKKVCYVQFPQRFDGIDRHDRYSNRNVVFFDINMKGLDGIQGPIYVGTGCVFRRQALYGFDAPKKKKPPGKTCNCWPKWCCLCCGLRKKSKTKAKDKKTNTKETSKQIHALENVDEGVIVPVSNVEKRSEATQLKLEKKFGQSPVFVASAVLQNGGVPRNASPACLLREAIQVISCGYEDKTEWGKEIGWIYGSVTEDILTGFKMHCHGWRSVYCMPKRAAFKGSAPINLSDRLHQVLRWALGSVEIFLSRHCPIWYGYGGGLKWLERFSYINSVVYPWTSLPLIVYCSLPAVCLLTGKFIVPEISNYAGILFMLMFISIAVTGILEMQWGGVGIDDWWRNEQFWVIGGASSHLFALFQGLLKVLAGVNTNFTVTSKAADDGAFSELYIFKWTTLLIPPTTLLIINIIGVIVGVSDAISNGYDSWGPLFGRLFFALWVIVHLYPFLKGMLGKQDKMPTIIVVWSILLASILTLLWVRVNPFVAKGGPVLEICGLNCGN, from the exons ATGAATACTGGTGGTCGGCTCATTGCTGGCTCTCACAACAGAAACGAATTCGTTCTCATTAACGCCGATGAGAGTGCCAGA ATACGATCAGTACAAGAACTGAGTGGGCAAACATGTCAAATCTGTGGAGATGAAATCGAATTAACGGTTAGCAGTGAGCTCTTTGTTGCTTGCAACGAATGCGCATTCCCGGTTTGTAGACCATGCTATGAGTATGAACGTAGAGAAGGAAATCAAGCTTGTCCTCAGTGCAAAACTCGATACAAAAGGATTAAAGGTAGTCCACGGgttgatggagatgatgaagaagaagaagacattgatGATCTTGAGTATGAGTTTGATCATGGGATGGACCCTGAACATGCCGCTGAAGCCGCACTCTCTTCACGCCTTAACACCGGTCGTGGTGGATTGGATTCAGCTCCACCTGGCTCTCAGATTCCTCTTTTGACTTATTGTGATGAA GATGCTGATATGTATTCTGATCGTCATGCTCTTATCGTGCCTCCTTCAACGGGATATGGGAATCGCGTCTATCCTGCACCGTTTACAGATTCTTCTGCACCTC CACAGGCGAGATCAATGGTTCCTCAGAAAGATATTGCGGAATATGGTTATGGAAGTGTTGCTTGGAAGGACCGTATGGAAGTTTGGAAGAGACGACAAGGCGAAAAGCTTCAAGTCATTAAGCATGAAGGAGGAAACAATGGTCGAGGTTCCAATGATGACGACGAACTAGATGATCCTGACATGCCTAT GATGGATGAAGGAAGACAACCTCTCTCAAGAAAGCTACCTATTCGTTCAAGCAGAATAAATCCTTACAGGATGTTAATTCTGTGTCGCCTCGCGATTCTTGgtcttttctttcattataGAATTCTCCATCCAGTCAATGATGCATATGGATTATGGTTAACGTCAGTTATATGCGAGATATGGTTTGCAGTGTCTTGGATTCTTGATCAATTCCCCAAATGGTATCCTATAGAACGTGAAACATACCTCGATAGACTCTCTCTCAG GTACGAGAAGGAAGGAAAACCGTCAGGATTAGCACctgttgatgtttttgttagtACAGTGGATCCGTTGAAAGAGCCACCCTTGATTACAGCAAACACAGTTCTTTCCATTCTAGCAGTTGATTATCCTGTGGATAAGGTTGCGTGTTATGTATCAGACGATGGTGCAGCTATGCTTACATTTGAAGCTCTCTCTGATACAGCTGAGTTTGCTAGAAAATGGGTTCCTTTTTGTAAGAAGTTTAATATCGAGCCACGAGCTCCTGAGTGGTATTTTTCTCAGAAGATGGATTACCTGAAGAACAAAGTTCATCCTGCTTTTGTCAGGGAACGTCGTGCTATGAAG AGAGATTATGAGGAGTTTAAAGTGAAGATAAATGCACTGGTTGCTACTGCACAGAAAGTGCCTGAGGAAGGTTGGACTATGCAAGATGGAACTCCTTGGCCTGGAAACAACGTCCGTGACCATCCTGGAATGATTCAG GTGTTCTTGGGTCATAGTGGAGTTCGTGATACGGATGGTAATGAGTTACCACGTCTAGTGTATGTTTCTCGTGAGAAGCGGCCTGGATTTGATCACCACAAGAAAGCTGGAGCTATGAATTCCTTG ATCCGAGTCTCTGCTGTTCTATCAAACGCTCCTTACCTTCTTAATGTCGATTGTGATCActacatcaacaacagcaAAGCAATTAGAGAATCTATGTGTTTCATGATGGACCCGCAATCGGGAAAGAAAGTTTGTTATGTTCAGTTTCCGCAGAGATTTGATGGGATTGATAGACATGATAGATACTCAAACCGTAACGTTGTGTTCTTTGAT ATTAACATGAAAGGTCTTGATGGGATACAAGGACCGATATATGTCGGGACAGGTTGTGTGTTTAGAAGACAGGCTCTTTATGGTTTTGATgcaccaaagaagaagaaaccaccAGGCAAAACCTGTAACTGTTGGCCTAAATGgtgttgtttgtgttgtgggttgagaaagaagagtaaaACGAAAGCCAAAGATAAGAAAACTAACACTAAAGAGACTTCAAAGCAGATTCATGCGCTAGAGAATGTCGACGAAGGTGTTATCGTCCCag TGTCAAATGTTGAGAAGAGATCTGAAGCAACACAATtgaaattggagaagaagtttGGACAATCTCCGGTTTTCGTTGCCTCTGCTGTTCTACAGAACGGTGGAGTTCCCCGTAACGCAAGCCCCGCATGTTTGTTAAGAGAAGCCATTCAAGTTATTAGCTGCGGGTACGAAGATAAAACCGAATGGGGAAAAGAG ATCGGGTGGATTTATGGATCGGTGACTGAAGATATCCTGACGGGTTTCAAGATGCATTGCCATGGATGGAGATCTGTGTACTGTATGCCTAAGCGTGCAGCTTTTAAAGGATCTGCTCCTATTAACTTGTCAGATCGTCTTCATCAAGTTCTACGTTGGGCTCTTGGCTCTGTAGAGATTTTCTTGAGCAGACATTGTCCGATATGGTATGGTTATGGTGGTGGTTTAAAATGGTTGGAGAGATTCTCTTACATCAACTCTGTCGTCTATCCTTGGACTTCACTTCCATTGATCGTCTATTGTTCTCTCCCCGCGGTTTGTTTACTCACAGGAAAATTCATCGTCCCTGAG ATAAGCAACTACGCAGGTATACTCTTCATGCTCATGTTCATATCCATAGCAGTAACTGGAATCCTCGAAATGCAATGGGGAGGTGTCGGAATCGATGATTGGTGGAGAAACGAGCAGTTTTGGGTAATCGGAGGGGCCTCCTCGCATctatttgctctgtttcaagGTTTGCTCAAAGTTCTAGCCGGAGTTAACACGAATTTCACAGTCACTTCAAAAGCAGCAGACGATGGAGCTTTCTCTGAGCTTTACATCTTCAAGTGGACAACTTTGTTGATTCCTCCGACAACACTTCTGATCATTAACATCATTGGAGTTATTGTCGGCGTTTCTGATGCCATTAGCAATGGCTATGACTCATGGGGACCTCTCTTTGGGAGACTTTTCTTCGCTCTTTGGGTCATTGTTCATTTATACCCATTCCTCAAGGGAATGCTTGGGAAGCAAGACAAAATGCCTACGATTATTGTGGTCTGGTCTATTCTTCTAGCTTCGATCTTGACACTCTTGTGGGTCAGAGTTAACCCGTTTGTGGCTAAAGGGGGACCAGTGTTGGAGATCTGTGGTCTGAATTGTGGAAACTAA
- the CAD9 gene encoding cinnamyl alcohol dehydrogenase 9 (cinnamyl alcohol dehydrogenase 9 (CAD9); FUNCTIONS IN: oxidoreductase activity, zinc ion binding; INVOLVED IN: oxidation reduction; LOCATED IN: apoplast; EXPRESSED IN: 25 plant structures; EXPRESSED DURING: 15 growth stages; CONTAINS InterPro DOMAIN/s: GroES-like (InterPro:IPR011032), Polyketide synthase, enoylreductase (InterPro:IPR020843), Alcohol dehydrogenase, zinc-containing, conserved site (InterPro:IPR002328), Alcohol dehydrogenase GroES-like (InterPro:IPR013154), Alcohol dehydrogenase, C-terminal (InterPro:IPR013149), Alcohol dehydrogenase superfamily, zinc-containing (InterPro:IPR002085); BEST Arabidopsis thaliana protein match is: cinnamyl alcohol dehydrogenase homolog 2 (TAIR:AT2G21730.1); Has 37642 Blast hits to 37626 proteins in 3053 species: Archae - 776; Bacteria - 25052; Metazoa - 1249; Fungi - 2827; Plants - 2984; Viruses - 3; Other Eukaryotes - 4751 (source: NCBI BLink).): MAKSPETEHPNKVFGWGARDKSGVLSPFHFSRRDNGENDVTVKILFCGVCHTDLHTIKNDWGYSYYPVVPGHEIVGIATKVGKNVTKFKEGDRVGVGVISGSCQSCESCDQDLENYCPQMSFTYNAIGSDGTKNYGGYSENIVVDQRFVLRFPENLPSDSGAPLLCAGITVYSPMKYYGMTEAGKHLGVAGLGGLGHVAVKIGKAFGLKVTVISSSSTKAEEAINHLGADSFLVTTDPQKMKAAIGTMDYIIDTISAVHALYPLLGLLKVNGKLIALGLPEKPLELPMFPLVLGRKMVGGSDVGGMKETQEMLDFCAKHNITADIELIKMDEINTAMERLAKSDVRYRFVIDVANSLSPP, from the exons ATGGCGAAATCTCCAGAAACAGAGCATCCGAACAAAGTCTTTGGTTGGGGTGCTAGAGACAAATCCGGTGTTCTCTCTCCTTTTCACTTCTCTAGAAG AGACAATGGTGAAAATGATGTGACAGTGAAGATCTTGTTCTGTGGAGTTTGCCACACTGATTTACACACCATCAAAAACGACTGGGGATACTCGTATTACCCAGTAGTTCCAGG GCATGAAATCGTTGGGATCGCTACAAAAGTTGGTAAGAACGTGACTAAATTCAAAGAAGGAGATCGTGTCGGAGTAGGAGTGATCAGTGGCTCGTGCCAATCTTGCGAATCTTGTGACCAAGATCTTGAAAACTACTGTCCTCAAATGTCTTTCACATACAATGCGATTGGATCCGATGGAACCAAGAATTACGGTGGCTATTCGGAGAACATTGTGGTTGATCAACGGTTTGTTTTGCGGTTTCCGGAGAATTTACCGAGCGATTCGGGTGCGCCGTTGCTGTGTGCTGGAATCACTGTGTATAGTCCAATGAAGTATTATGGTATGACTGAGGCAGGGAAGCATTTAGGGGTTGCTGGACTTGGTGGGCTTGGTCATGTTGCTGTTAAGATTGGTAAAGCTTTTGGTTTGAAAGTTACTGTCATTAGTTCTTCTTCTACGAAAGCAGAGGAAGCCATTAATCATCTTGGTGCTGATTCGTTTCTTGTCACAACTGATCCTCAGAAAATGAAG GCTGCAATTGGAACAATGGACTACATTATCGATACGATATCAGCAGTACATGCTCTGTATCCGTTGCTCGGTTTACTCAAAGTCAACGGAAAGCTCATTGCTTTAGGCTTACCTGAGAAGCCTCTCGAGCTACCAATGTTCCCTCTTGTTCTCg GAAGGAAAATGGTTGGAGGAAGTGACGTGGGAGGGATGAAGGAGACACAAGAGATGCTTGATTTCTGCGCTAAGCACAACATTACAGCTGATATTGAATTGATTAAGATGGATGAGATTAACACTGCGATGGAGAGGCTTGCTAAGTCTGATGTTAGGTACAGGTTCGTGATCGACGTGGCTAACTCCTTGAGCCCTCCATGA
- a CDS encoding uncharacterized protein (unknown protein; BEST Arabidopsis thaliana protein match is: unknown protein (TAIR:AT2G21780.1); Has 13 Blast hits to 13 proteins in 2 species: Archae - 0; Bacteria - 0; Metazoa - 0; Fungi - 0; Plants - 13; Viruses - 0; Other Eukaryotes - 0 (source: NCBI BLink).) gives MINQMEKICFSEDSGVTFSETEIEAAEQLVQLSEEDTLSCSSGTGCSVSTGYDGCDGKGSEGNNTNIQDDVVSSKVRDHMAEEAQNDGVWRIKNVTNGQSFLKAMMETRTGIHKKKKFRSLESIYRATNEMTRD, from the coding sequence ATGATCAATCAAATGgagaagatttgtttttctgaagACTCGGGGGTTACGTTTTCGGAGACGGAGATTGAGGCGGCGGAGCAGCTAGTGCAGTTGAGCGAAGAGGATACGTTGAGCTGTAGCAGCGGCACTGGCTGTAGCGTTTCGACCGGTTACGACGGGTGTGACGGGAAAGGATCAGAAGGCAATAATACGAACATACAAGATGATGTTGTTAGTTCAAAGGTTAGAGATCATATGGCCGAAGAGGCGCAAAACGACGGCGTGTGGAGGATCAAGAATGTTACGAACGGACAGAGTTTTCTGAAGGCGATGATGGAGACGAGGACAGGCAtacataagaagaagaagtttcgGTCTCTTGAGAGCATCTACAGAGCGACGAACGAGATGACGAGAGATTAA
- the EC1.4 gene encoding Egg cell-secreted-like protein (DUF1278) (Protein of unknown function (DUF1278); FUNCTIONS IN: molecular_function unknown; INVOLVED IN: biological_process unknown; LOCATED IN: endomembrane system; CONTAINS InterPro DOMAIN/s: Protein of unknown function DUF1278 (InterPro:IPR010701); BEST Arabidopsis thaliana protein match is: Protein of unknown function (DUF1278) (TAIR:AT2G21750.1); Has 101 Blast hits to 101 proteins in 10 species: Archae - 0; Bacteria - 0; Metazoa - 0; Fungi - 0; Plants - 101; Viruses - 0; Other Eukaryotes - 0 (source: NCBI BLink).), whose product MASNTTFLFSTVTLLIILLNTTVSGRDLPAESSTNIAARLQSGGLMECWNALYELKSCTNEIVLFFLNGETKLGVSCCESVDIITTNCWPAMLTSLGFTPEEANVLRGFCQNPNSGDSSPAPSPKIV is encoded by the coding sequence ATGGCTTCGAACACTACTTTCCTCTTCTCCACCGTCACACTTCTCATCATCCTCCTAAACACCACCGTCTCCGGTAGAGATCTCCCAGCGGAGTCATCAACCAACATAGCTGCGAGGCTCCAAAGTGGAGGACTGATGGAATGCTGGAACGCATTATACGAGCTGAAATCATGCACCAACGAGATcgttctcttcttcctcaacgGTGAAACAAAACTTGGTGTTAGTTGTTGCGAATCCGTAGacatcatcaccaccaatTGCTGGCCGGCGATGCTCACTTCTCTCGGATTTACGCCTGAGGAAGCTAATGTCCTTCGTGGCTTTTGTCAGAATCCAAACTCCGGCGACTCTTCTCCGGCTCCGTCTCCCAAAATAGTTTGA